A single genomic interval of Cucumis sativus cultivar 9930 chromosome 7, Cucumber_9930_V3, whole genome shotgun sequence harbors:
- the LOC116405047 gene encoding uncharacterized protein LOC116405047: MVSVTNNPRAPQRNSTDHRKPEPVEIVCNYCRKPGHMKRDCRKLLCKNSQRSQHAQIASTCDIPEASVTISTDEFAKFQNYQESLQASSSSTPIASTVAPGSCDEEDYW; the protein is encoded by the exons ATGGTTTCTGTCACCAATAACCCTCGGGCACCTCAGAGGAATAGTACTGATCATCGAAAACCAGAGCCTGTAGAGATTGTTTGTAACTACTGTCGTAAGCCAGGCCATATGAAACGTGATTGTCGGAAATTGCTATGTAAGAATAGTCAACGATCTCAACATGCTCAGATAGCCTCCACATGTGATATACCAGAGGCGTCAGTTACTATTTCGACAGATGAGTTTGCTAAGTTTCAGAATTACCAAGAGTCATTACAAGCGTCATCTTCCTCTACTCCGATTGCATCCACTGTTGCCCCAG GATCGTGTGACGAAGAAGATTATTGGTAG